From the Argopecten irradians isolate NY chromosome 13, Ai_NY, whole genome shotgun sequence genome, one window contains:
- the LOC138305553 gene encoding CBP80/20-dependent translation initiation factor-like has product MAATGRGRGRGRGLLQQTPPAPGLQKDSTTEDGLEEINKLINNLTLNIDDDDLIQIHQKTEKTLKSSDDLKKIAEMIYQKCLKDMEFAKCGALICDRMQDVEVQGSKFRTALLALVQKDFKEKDETRKNNLKRYLGFFTFLCQIFSNMRLKQGQCLEPLIVPIYDCLEMTVDDQECKDDELETFSLQLQVIGKELDTNNQTRMNSLMEKIRMRIIQDGLTARGRCTLLELVECYARSWKTMPNDITRFYCDAMADVLAGMVI; this is encoded by the exons ATGGCGGCCACcggtcgaggcagaggtagaGGTAGAGGACTGTTACAACAAACACCGCCTGCTCCCGGACTGCAGAAAGATTCAACG ACTGAAGATGGACTTGaggaaattaataaattaattaacaacCTTACCTTGAATATCGATGATGATGACTTAATACAAATACATCAGAAAACAGAGAAAACTTTGAAGAGTTCAGACGACTTGAAAAAAATCGCGGAGATGATTTATCAGAAATGCCTGAAGGACATGGAATTTGCTAAATGTGGGGCTTTAATCTGTGACAGAATGCAGGATGTCGAAGTTCAAGGTTCAAAGTTCAGAACAGCATTGCTGGCTCTTGTACAAAAAGATTTCAAAG AGAAAGACGAGACCCGAAAGAATAACCTGAAACGATATTTGGGATTTTTCACCTTTTTGTGTCAAATCTTCAGTAATATGCGACTAAAGCAAGGTCAGTGTTTGGAACCTTTGATTGTACCGATATACGATTGTTTGGAGATGACCGTCGATGACCAGGAATGTAAAGACGATGAACTGGAAACTTTCTCTCTACAA TTACAAGTAATAGGGAAGGAGCTGGACACCAATAACCAGACTAGAATGAATAGTTTAATGGAGAAAATTAGAATGAGGATCATACAAGATGG GTTAACCGCAAGAGGCAGATGTACTTTACTTGAACTTGTTGAATGTTACGCACGCTCATGGAAGACAATGCCGAACGATATCACACGCTTTTATTGTGACGCCATGGCTGATGTTTTGGCAGGAATGGTCATATGA